Proteins encoded together in one Coffea arabica cultivar ET-39 chromosome 2c, Coffea Arabica ET-39 HiFi, whole genome shotgun sequence window:
- the LOC113727215 gene encoding uncharacterized protein isoform X2 → MGKWNNRRWIPRRRYNNNKRYQDYDYEEPPPSPPSPHHSQSNPPVMQDTSGSSWEIDFCKSVRVPWQKVVTTKKYMYCHENVVKWDDSAGEEAFHNAKRRYWEKINGLPCETPLPDQDVYIDEIDWNPNIDARLISDLDGEYFNPDETECAEKSESVTNNEGILDTEGDPGDNPWERGSSQRVDNQKGASSSWGQHYESIKLKNVNDPWKQSGSKAVEPLKNNAWKRRSDESLDWNQESNYNKQSSNANIIPQNSWSRGFDLGCGGEKRQRQDYWTRGWKQWTSSGHEPQRSGNAVITSLNNFASQTGAPWNRGWTNWEEKQLTRNDSGGHSFSSCRKRGGSFQHGPRYKASRFETNDHVMAYQWQREKSQKTVHFYV, encoded by the exons ATGGGGAAATGGAATAACAGGAGATGGATACCGAGACGAAGGTATAACAATAACAAGAGATATCAAGATTATGATTATGAAGAGCCCCCGCCTTCTCCTCCTTCACCCCATCATTCTCAATCCAATCCTCCTG TAATGCAGGATACCAGTGGATCATCATGGGAAATAGATTTCTGCAAGTCTGTGAGAGTTCCATGGCAGAAGGTTGTCACTACCAAAAAGTACATGTATTGCCATGAAAATGTGGTCAAATGGGATGATTCTGCAGGTGAAGAAGCGTTCCATAACGCAAAAAGGAGGTATTGGGAAAAGATTAATGGCCTCCCTTGTGAGACTCCCCTTCCTGATCAGGATGTCTACATTGATGAAATAGACTGGAATCCAAATATTGATGCTAGACTAATTTCTGATTTAGACGGGGAGTACTTTAATCCTGATGAGACAGAATGTGCTGAGAAGTCGGAAAGTGTAACTAACAACGAAGGAATCCTAGACACTGAGGGTGATCCTGGTGACAATCCATGGGAAAGGGGTTCTTCACAGAGAGTTGATAATCAGAAAGGTGCATCATCTAGTTGGGGCCAACATTACGAGTCAATAAAGTTGAAGAATGTCAATGATCCTTGGAAACAAAGTGGCTCTAAGGCAGTTGAGCCCTTGAAGAATAATGCATGGAAAAGACGTTCAGATGAGTCATTGGATTGGAACCAGGAGTCAAATTATAATAAGCAGTCTAGTAATGCTAATATTATTCCTCAAAATTCCTGGAGTCGTGGTTTTGATTTAGGATGTGGTGGAGAAAAGCGACAAAGACAAGATTATTGGACTAGGGGTTGGAAGCAGTGGACCAGTAGTGGTCATGAACCACAGAGATCGGGCAATGCTGTCATTACTTCACTAAATAATTTTGCTTCTCAAACAGGAGCTCCTTGGAACAGAGGCTGGACAAATTGGGAAGAAAAACAGCTAACTCGAAATGATTCTGGAGGCCATTCGTTTTCCAGTTGCAGGAAGAGGGGAGGATCCTTCCAGCATGGACCAAGATACAAAGCTTCTAGATTTGAAACTAATGATCATGTGATGGCTTACCAGTGGCAGAGGGAAAAGTCACAGAAGACTGTTCATTTCTATGTTTGA
- the LOC113727215 gene encoding uncharacterized protein isoform X1 yields the protein MGKWNNRRWIPRRRYNNNKRYQDYDYEEPPPSPPSPHHSQSNPPGILFSFLNLIVMQDTSGSSWEIDFCKSVRVPWQKVVTTKKYMYCHENVVKWDDSAGEEAFHNAKRRYWEKINGLPCETPLPDQDVYIDEIDWNPNIDARLISDLDGEYFNPDETECAEKSESVTNNEGILDTEGDPGDNPWERGSSQRVDNQKGASSSWGQHYESIKLKNVNDPWKQSGSKAVEPLKNNAWKRRSDESLDWNQESNYNKQSSNANIIPQNSWSRGFDLGCGGEKRQRQDYWTRGWKQWTSSGHEPQRSGNAVITSLNNFASQTGAPWNRGWTNWEEKQLTRNDSGGHSFSSCRKRGGSFQHGPRYKASRFETNDHVMAYQWQREKSQKTVHFYV from the exons ATGGGGAAATGGAATAACAGGAGATGGATACCGAGACGAAGGTATAACAATAACAAGAGATATCAAGATTATGATTATGAAGAGCCCCCGCCTTCTCCTCCTTCACCCCATCATTCTCAATCCAATCCTCCTGGTatacttttttctttcttgaatttgatcg TAATGCAGGATACCAGTGGATCATCATGGGAAATAGATTTCTGCAAGTCTGTGAGAGTTCCATGGCAGAAGGTTGTCACTACCAAAAAGTACATGTATTGCCATGAAAATGTGGTCAAATGGGATGATTCTGCAGGTGAAGAAGCGTTCCATAACGCAAAAAGGAGGTATTGGGAAAAGATTAATGGCCTCCCTTGTGAGACTCCCCTTCCTGATCAGGATGTCTACATTGATGAAATAGACTGGAATCCAAATATTGATGCTAGACTAATTTCTGATTTAGACGGGGAGTACTTTAATCCTGATGAGACAGAATGTGCTGAGAAGTCGGAAAGTGTAACTAACAACGAAGGAATCCTAGACACTGAGGGTGATCCTGGTGACAATCCATGGGAAAGGGGTTCTTCACAGAGAGTTGATAATCAGAAAGGTGCATCATCTAGTTGGGGCCAACATTACGAGTCAATAAAGTTGAAGAATGTCAATGATCCTTGGAAACAAAGTGGCTCTAAGGCAGTTGAGCCCTTGAAGAATAATGCATGGAAAAGACGTTCAGATGAGTCATTGGATTGGAACCAGGAGTCAAATTATAATAAGCAGTCTAGTAATGCTAATATTATTCCTCAAAATTCCTGGAGTCGTGGTTTTGATTTAGGATGTGGTGGAGAAAAGCGACAAAGACAAGATTATTGGACTAGGGGTTGGAAGCAGTGGACCAGTAGTGGTCATGAACCACAGAGATCGGGCAATGCTGTCATTACTTCACTAAATAATTTTGCTTCTCAAACAGGAGCTCCTTGGAACAGAGGCTGGACAAATTGGGAAGAAAAACAGCTAACTCGAAATGATTCTGGAGGCCATTCGTTTTCCAGTTGCAGGAAGAGGGGAGGATCCTTCCAGCATGGACCAAGATACAAAGCTTCTAGATTTGAAACTAATGATCATGTGATGGCTTACCAGTGGCAGAGGGAAAAGTCACAGAAGACTGTTCATTTCTATGTTTGA